TATGGCTTCAACAACATCAGCTATTCCTATAATTTTAGCTTCCAGGATAATCTCATCACCTTTCAGATTATTAGGATATCCTGAACCATCTAATCTTTCATGATGTTGAAGAATAATTTGAGCTACAGGATGGTAAAAATCTATGGATTTTAAAATATCATATCCCATTTTAGGA
This is a stretch of genomic DNA from Candidatus Atribacteria bacterium. It encodes these proteins:
- a CDS encoding HD domain-containing protein, which encodes PKMGYDILKSIDFYHPVAQIILQHHERLDGSGYPNNLKGDEIILEAKIIGIADVVEAISSNRPYRPALGIDVALEEISKNKGILYDPEVVDICLKLFREKGFEFKIDEFD